The window GCAGGAAGACTGGCTCAACGTATATTTTGCCTGTTCCGCATACCGGGCGAATAGTCTTTCGAGCTTGAATGCTTTAATTCTCATTAAAGTTTCCCCTTTCGTCTATAGTTCTCGGTGGAGTTTTGCAAACCTTAACGTACCCATTCTTAATTTATACAGTATAACCTTTTTTTAAAAAGCTGTAATCCCTTCTGCCAATTATTATTCAGCAAATCTTATCTTGATTTATAATATAATAATGCGGTTCTTTAAATGGCTGAAAAGTTTAGGAGAATAATTAGAAAAATATCACGAAAAATAGGAGTGTGCAGAGGAAAAAACCTTGTTATTACGGAATTAATCGGATGTTTGGTAAATAGAGCCTGAAATGTTTTTAAAAATATATTGCAATCTGATATATCTGTGCTACAATTAGCCTAAGGGGAGGAGAATATCCAATGACGTGCGAATCGCAATTTACTTTAAAGTCGCTCAGAGAACAGGTTTACGATTATCTCCGCATTCAGATGAATGAGGGAAAGATTCGTGCGGGCGCTTTTCTGAACCTCAACGACATCAGCAGGGAGCTGGGCATGAGCCGGACGCCGCTGCGCGACGCGCTCTTCCAGCTTGAATCCGAAGGATTTATCACCATATTCCCGCGGCGCGGAGTCGTAGTAAACGCGCTGACCCTTGAAAAGATACGCAACATCTATGAAATACTGGGAGCCCTTGAGTCCGCGGTGATCGTCCTCGTGGCGGTCCGCTTCCGCGACAGCGACGCCGACCTGATGGAGAGATACAACCAGCAGATGGGCAAGGCGCTTGACCAGAACAATTTTTCCGTCTTTTACGACGCGAACCTTAAGTTCCACAACGTGTACCTTGAAATGTCGGACAACGCCGAGATGCTCCATTCAATTAAGATACACAAGGAGCGCCTCTACGATTTTCCGCGCAACAAGACCTTTGTCAAGGAGTGGGAGCTTCACTCGCTTGAGGAACACAAAACGATGATCGAGATGCTGCGGAACCATGACTTCAACAGCGCCGCCGATTATATCCGCGATGTGCATTGGTCGTTCTCCGTGCAGGAACGCTTTATACGTAAATATTATTTTGCCAAGCATCTCGACCTTGACCTATCCGAGGAGGGGAACGGCACAGTTGAGTAAGACGGGAATCATCTTTGATATAAAGAGATATTCAATACACGACGGCCCCGGTACGCGTACGACGGTACATCTAAAGGGATGCCCGCTGGCCTGCTGGTGGTGCCATAATCCGGAGAGCCAGTCCGTGGCGCCGGTGGTGCTTTTCCGCGGTGAGAAGTGCATCGGCTGCGGCTCCTGCGTTAAGAGCTGCCACAACGGCGCGATCTCCGTGCGGGGCGGGACCCTCGTGACGGACGACGGCCTCTGCGACGGCTGCGGCAAATGCTGCGAGGTCTGTCCGCCCGAAGCGCGCGAGCTCTGCGGCAGACACTATACCGTCGACGAACTGATGACGCAGCTCCACAAGGACGAGATATTCTTCCGCGACGGAGGCGGCGTGACCTTCTCCGGAGGCGAGCCCTTCATGCAGCCGGAGTTCCTCTTTGAGGCGCTGGATGCCTGCGGCCGGGCCGGTTATCATCGGACGCTCGACACCTGCGGCTTCGTGAGCAAAAGCGTTATCACGGATTCGGTGAAGCGCGCGGATCTTTACCTCTACGACGTAAAGCATATGGACCCGGAGAAACATAAGGAATACACCGGCGTGGACAACGTAGTGATCCTTGAGAATCTGCGGGCGATATCGGAGGCCGGCGCGAAGATCAACATCCGCGTCCCCTTCATGCCGGGGCTCAACAGCGGCGACGAGAACATGCACGCCCTCGGCAGGTTCGTCCAGCCACTTAAAGGCATCACGGGCGTCAACATCCTGCCCTATCACACGGTGGCGAAGGGCAAGCACGATCGCTGGCACATGGAATATAAGCTCAGCGACCTGCTGCCGCCTACGGAGAACCAGACGCGCCACGCGGCCGGTATCCTCGAGGGGTACGGCCTAAAGGTACATATCGGAGGATAACCGCCAGCGGCGGTATAAGATAAAACGGCAATAAAAGGCTCCAGCGCTTAGAGAGACGAACTTATTTCATATTGACAACGGGAGGTAATAGATCATGAACGAAAGAATCCAGCGTCTGCGTGACGAAAGCTTTGACACCCACCCTTCAATCGACATCGAAAGGGCCCTGCTTGAGACCGAATTTTACCGCGAGAACGAGGGCAAGCTCCCAATGCCTGTGCTGCGCGCGGCGAACTTCAAGCACATCTGCGAAAACAAGACGATATATATCGGACCCGAAGAGCTCATCGTCGGAGAGCGCGGCCCCAAACCGAAGGCCGTTTCGACCTTCCCCGAACTGACCTGCCACTCAAGGCAGGACTTTGAGATCCTCACGACGCGCGCCCAGCAGAACTACACCGTGTCTCCCGAGGATATGGACACCTATGAGAAGGTCGTCGAGCCCTACTGGCGCGGCCGCTGCATGAGAGACCGCCTCTTCGAGCGTATGCCCGAGGACTGGACGCTGCTCTACGAGGCCGGCACCTTCACAGAGTTCGGCGAACAGCGCGCCCTTGGACATACCGCCCTTGACAACCTTATCTATCAGAAGGGCGCCCTCGACCTTAAAAAAGATATCGAAGCCTCCCGCGCGAAGCTGGACTTCATCAACGACCCCGAAGCCACCGCGAAAGACGAACAGCTCCAGGGTATGGCGATCTCCTGCGACGCGGTGATCATCTTCGCCGAGCGCCACGCGGAGCTTGCCGAAAAGATGGCGGCGGAGGAGAAGGACGAGAGACGCAGGGCCGAACTTCTTAAGATAGCCGAAGTCTGCCGTCACGTTCCCGCGCACGCCCCCAGCAACTTCTGGGAGGCGGTGCAGATGTACTGGTTCGTCCACCTCGGAACGATAACCGAGCTGAACGGCTGGGACGCCATGAGCCCCGGACATCTCGACCAGCACCTCGCCCCCTTCTACGCGAAGGGCATCGCCGACGGCTCTCTCACGCGCGACGAGGCGAAGGAGCTTCTCTCCTGCCTCTGGATCAAAGTCAACAACACCCCCGCGCCTCCGAAGGTCGGCGTCACGGCGAAGGAGAGCGGCACATATAACGATTTTACAAACATCAACCTCGCGGGACTCAAAAGAGACGGCTCCGACGGTTCCAGCGAAGTCACCTACATCTGCCTGGAGATATTTGACGAACTGCGCCTTCTCCAGCCGCAGGGCAACATTCAGGTCAGCGAGCGCACGCCGGACAACGTGCTGCGCGCCGCGGCCAGAGTATTCCGCAACGGCATGGGCTATCCCTCGATGTTCAACGCTGACATGGTCATTCAGGAGCAGATGCGCGTAGGCAAGACCCTTGAAGACGCGCGCGAAGGCGGCACCAGCGGCTGCATCGAGACCGGCTGCGCCGGTAAGGAGGCATATCTGCTTCACGGCTATCTCAACGTGCCGAAGCTCCTTGAATACGCCCTCTCCAACGGAGTCGACCTTCTCACCGGCAAACAGGTGAGCATCAAGACCGGCGAACTTTCGGAGTTCAAGACCTTCGACGACCTCTACGCGGCCTTTGAAAAGCAGATGGCCTACGCGATAGAGACCAAGATCGGCGTCGACAACTACCTCCGCTACCAGTACGCGACGAACATGGCGGCCACCTACCTCTCATGCGTCATCCGCGACTGCATCCAAAAGGGCAAGGACTACTACAACGGCGGCCCGCGCTACAACAGCGACTACATCCAGTGCTGCGGCATCGGCACCATCACCGACAGCCTCTCCGCGATCAAAAAGCACGTCTATGACGACGGCACCTACACGCTGCAGCAGGTGGTCGAGGCGATGAAGGCCAACTGGGAGGGACACGAGGAGATGCGTCTCACCCTCTGGAACAAGACGCCCTTCTTCGGCAACGACGACGACTATGCCGACGACCTGATGAAGAGGGTTTACAACAGCCTCTTCAACAACATCGACGGCAAGCACAGCATCCTCGGGCCGACCTACCACCTTAACATGCTCTCCACGACCTGCCACAACTACTTCGGTCAGAAGCTCGCGGCGACCCCCAACGGGCGCTTCAGCGGCATGCCCGAGTCCGACGGTACCTCGCCGAGCCACGGCGCTGACAGAAACGGGCCGACGGCGGTTGCCAAGTCCCTCGCGAAGATGGACCAGGTCAAATCAGGCGGAACGCTCCTCAACCAGCGCTTCCTGCCCTCCGTGCTCGCGGGAGAAGAGGGGATCGAGGGCGTCAAGAACCTCATCCGCTCCTACTTCAAGCTCGGCGGACACCACATCCAGTTCAACGTCGTCGACGAAGATACGCTGCGCGACGCGCAGACGAATCCCGACAAATACCGCGGCCTCCTGGTCCGCGTCGCCGGCTACAGCGACTACTTCGTAGATCTCGACAACTATCAGCAGGAAGAGATCATCGCGAGAAACGCGCAGGAGGGTTTCTAAGCCTGGCGGCACAGATAGTAACAATTAGAGCAATAAAATAGATACGCATAAATCCCGTGACGGCAGTTCACGGGATTTATGCGTGTAAAGAGATATAAATTACCGTGGGACGGCCGGAATTGAAAAAGACACAGTGGCGGGCGACGCTGCCGATGAAAAAAGCCGATGATTATACTTGCTCTTTTTATAAACAATAAAAATTATCATATAACAATATAGAATCAAAATAATTGATAAAATAAAGCTAATAAACTATAAATTATGTAGATTTATGAAAAAAAGTTATATAATAAGAATGACGGCCTCTGGTCCTTGAATTTATACCGGGGATAAAGTCCGCAAAATACTATATAGAAGGAGAGCTCCAAAATGTTTCGGGTAATCAAGACGGCAAAAGCAGTCGGCGTATTAGTGATTGTGTTGTATATGTGTATACGGGGGGGGGTATGGCTTACATGTAGCATTTGCTGAGGATATTACCACACCGATTACCAACGGAGATAATGTATTTACCGGCGATAGCTCAATAAATGTTAATAACGGCGCTGCCATAAAGGTGAACGGCGGAAATGAAACAAATATCACAATCAATGAAGGAACTCTGTTGATAGAGGGGTATGATTGGGACGGAGCGGCATATGTTTCCGGCGGTGGAAAGTTAAATTTTTACGGCGGCGATATTACTCTGGAGAATAAATATAACGCTTATTATGTAGATACGGTGAGGGTAAATGGGATCGACTCAAAGGTTTCTTTTCACAATGAGAACACCTTGATTAAAGGAAAAAGCAGCTACGGTCTCAGCTTGATTAATGGTGCGGCGGGATATGCCGAGAACCTTATAATAGCTCTTGACCGATCCGGCGGGACCTTTACGCGAGAAGACGAGACTCTTGGTATATTGGTTGGTACTAACGGATCGTTTGAGGCGAATGGCACAGTCGATATCTCGGTAAAGGGCAACAATGAATATGAT is drawn from Cloacibacillus porcorum and contains these coding sequences:
- a CDS encoding GntR family transcriptional regulator — encoded protein: MTCESQFTLKSLREQVYDYLRIQMNEGKIRAGAFLNLNDISRELGMSRTPLRDALFQLESEGFITIFPRRGVVVNALTLEKIRNIYEILGALESAVIVLVAVRFRDSDADLMERYNQQMGKALDQNNFSVFYDANLKFHNVYLEMSDNAEMLHSIKIHKERLYDFPRNKTFVKEWELHSLEEHKTMIEMLRNHDFNSAADYIRDVHWSFSVQERFIRKYYFAKHLDLDLSEEGNGTVE
- a CDS encoding glycyl-radical enzyme activating protein → MSKTGIIFDIKRYSIHDGPGTRTTVHLKGCPLACWWCHNPESQSVAPVVLFRGEKCIGCGSCVKSCHNGAISVRGGTLVTDDGLCDGCGKCCEVCPPEARELCGRHYTVDELMTQLHKDEIFFRDGGGVTFSGGEPFMQPEFLFEALDACGRAGYHRTLDTCGFVSKSVITDSVKRADLYLYDVKHMDPEKHKEYTGVDNVVILENLRAISEAGAKINIRVPFMPGLNSGDENMHALGRFVQPLKGITGVNILPYHTVAKGKHDRWHMEYKLSDLLPPTENQTRHAAGILEGYGLKVHIGG
- the hypD gene encoding trans-4-hydroxy-L-proline dehydratase, which codes for MNERIQRLRDESFDTHPSIDIERALLETEFYRENEGKLPMPVLRAANFKHICENKTIYIGPEELIVGERGPKPKAVSTFPELTCHSRQDFEILTTRAQQNYTVSPEDMDTYEKVVEPYWRGRCMRDRLFERMPEDWTLLYEAGTFTEFGEQRALGHTALDNLIYQKGALDLKKDIEASRAKLDFINDPEATAKDEQLQGMAISCDAVIIFAERHAELAEKMAAEEKDERRRAELLKIAEVCRHVPAHAPSNFWEAVQMYWFVHLGTITELNGWDAMSPGHLDQHLAPFYAKGIADGSLTRDEAKELLSCLWIKVNNTPAPPKVGVTAKESGTYNDFTNINLAGLKRDGSDGSSEVTYICLEIFDELRLLQPQGNIQVSERTPDNVLRAAARVFRNGMGYPSMFNADMVIQEQMRVGKTLEDAREGGTSGCIETGCAGKEAYLLHGYLNVPKLLEYALSNGVDLLTGKQVSIKTGELSEFKTFDDLYAAFEKQMAYAIETKIGVDNYLRYQYATNMAATYLSCVIRDCIQKGKDYYNGGPRYNSDYIQCCGIGTITDSLSAIKKHVYDDGTYTLQQVVEAMKANWEGHEEMRLTLWNKTPFFGNDDDYADDLMKRVYNSLFNNIDGKHSILGPTYHLNMLSTTCHNYFGQKLAATPNGRFSGMPESDGTSPSHGADRNGPTAVAKSLAKMDQVKSGGTLLNQRFLPSVLAGEEGIEGVKNLIRSYFKLGGHHIQFNVVDEDTLRDAQTNPDKYRGLLVRVAGYSDYFVDLDNYQQEEIIARNAQEGF